The sequence GGTAGGACAGGTGCGAGTCCAGCCCCCGCAGTCGCCCCTCCTCCAGCCGCTGGGAGGCGAGCAGGAGGTGCAGGCCCAGGGAGCGGCCCAGGCGGCCGATGGCCACGAACAGGTCGAGGAACTCCGGCCGGGCCGCGAGCAGCTCGGAGAACTCGTCGACGACGATGAACAGCGCCGGCAGCGGTGGCAGGTCCGCGCCCTCGGCCCGCGCCCGGTCGTAGTCGCGGAGCGAGGCGAGGTTCCCGGCCTCCCGCAGCAGCTCCTGGCGCCGGGTCAGCTCGCCGGCGAGTGCGTCCTGCATCCGCTCCACCAGTGTCAGCTCGCGTGCGAGGTTGGTGATGACCGCCGAGGCGTGGGGGAGGTCGGCCATCCCCGCGAACGTCGCGCCGCCCTTGAAGTCGACCAGCACCAGGTTGAGCTCCTCGGGCGTGTGGGTGAGCGCGAGCCCGAGCACCAACGTCCGGAGGAACTCCGACTTGCCGGACCCGGTCGCGCCCACGACCAGCCCGTGGGGTCCCATGCCACCCTGCGCCGCCTCCTTCAGGTCCAGGTGCACCGGGCGGCCGGCGTCGTCGAGACCGATCGGCACCCGGAGCCGCTCCTCGACGGTGCGGCGGCGCGGGGCCGCGGACGGTGAGGTGCCGAGCAGGTCGAGATAGTCCCCGGTGGCGGTGGGGCCGGCCGTGCTCCGTCCGGCCAGCCGCCGCGCGACGGCCTCTGCCGCGGCCACCGACATCCGGTCGGGCACCAGCACCTCCGCCGCGCCCGCGGTCGGGTCGAGCGTGACCACGGTCGTCCCGGGGGCGGGCTGGTCAGCCGGCGTGGGGGAGTCGGCGCCATCGTCGGCGTCGACCACGACGAGGAGGCGCGTCGGGCCACCCTCCACGCTCGGCCGTCGTGCACCACGGGCGTGCGGGAGCCACTTGACCCACTCCCACGCCGGGGCGCTCGCGTCGTCGGTGACGACCTCGATGCCGACGTGCGCGGGGTCGTGGAGCACCGCGACCTGGCACAGCAGCGCCCGCGCGCGACCGCGGGCGTCCGCGCCGCCCAGGGCCCGCCGGGGCCGGTCGGCGAGGTCGAGGACGACCGGCAGGTCTGGCTGGCGGGCGTGCACCGCCACGAACCGGTGCAGTGCGGCAGCCGTCGCCGGGTCGGCCTCGGCGACCTCGTCGTCCCCGGGGACGACGAGGTCCGCCGCGAGCGGTCGGTCGCCGACCCCGACCCGCGCCGTCCAGAAGTCCGGATCGCCGGGGCGGCGCTCCCCCACCCGCGACCCCTCCGCCACCAGGCGCGCCAACGCCGCCGGCGGGGGATGACGCGACTCCTCGGAGCGACGCTGGTCGGCGGCCACCTCCCGCACGGTGCGGCGTACGACGGCCAGGTGGCGCAGGTAGGAGCGGCGCGCGCTGCCGACGCGCTGGTGGTGCTGGCGCCGCTGCCGGTCGACCTGCACGGCGACGAAACCGAGGGTGGCGCCGGCGAACATCCCGGCGGCGAGGAAGCGTGTCACCGTGCTCGCCCCGCCCAAGGAGGCCACCAGCACGATCGAGCCGACACTGCCCAGCATCGGGAGGGCGTTGAGCGCCAGTCCGGCGGCACCCTCGCGCGGTTGCTGGGGCGGCGGCGGGCGCAGCTCCACCCGCGGCAGGGGTGGTGGCTCCTCGTGCGTCCGGTTCACGGTGCGTCCTGGTGTCGGGGTCCCGAGCGAGCGTCCAGCCTAGGTCGGTGCCGGCCCGCTGACCTGCGCCTTTCCCGCTGCCTGTGGACAACCGGAGCAGGGGGTTCCGCGACGTGGGTCGTGCTGGATAGGACTGCTCCACCGCGCGCCGGTCCGATGCCGGCGCAGCAGAGGAGGATCACCATGAGCACCCACGCACCCCAGTTCGGGCAGGGCGACGGCACGCTGTCGCGCGCCGCCGGCCTCGTCGCCGAGGCCCGGCAGGACTTCACCACCATGAGCCAGCAGCTCGACGGCCAGATCGCAGCGGTCCACGGCCAGTGGGGCGGCCGCGGCGCCCAGGCCTTCTTCCTGCTCCACCGCGCGTGGACGGAGAAGCAGGCCACGGTGGTGCGCGCGCTGGACGAGTTCGAGGCCTCGCTGCGCCGCACCGAGGCCGACAACGTCGACACCGACCAGACGCAGGGCAGCAGCTACCAGGCGCTGGTCCAGCGGCTCGGCTGAGGGAGGACGACCATGAACCTCGACGGGATGCGCGTCAACCACGCCGCGCTGGAGCAGGCCGCGGCCGACCTCCAGCAGACGGTGCGCCACATCGACGCCCGGATGGACCGCCTCGAGAGCGAGCTCGAGCCGCTGCGCAGCGACTGGGCCGGCGCGGCCCAGCAGACCTACGTCGTCGCGAAGTCCCAGTGGGACCGCGCGATCGCCGAGATGCGCGACCTGCTGGACCAGACCCGACTGACCGTGCAGCAGTCCAACGCCGAGTACGCCGCTGCCGACCGCAGGGGGGCCGCGGCATTCGAGATCTGAGCCCGGCCGGTCCAGTCGGCCCTGCCAACACTGCCGGCCCTGCCGGCCCTGCCGGCACTGCCGACACCGCCGCCGGGTCGGTGTCGGTGACCGTCTCGGGCGGTCGCCGTCGCGCCGACCTGGTGCTGCCCACCGCCGTGCCGGTGGCCGAGCTGCTGCCCGACCTCGCGGGTCGGCTCGACCTGCTCGACGGGGCGACCGCCCACGAGCCGCTCGACCTCACGACCGTGCTCGGCGACCGCCTGGGCGACGACCTCGGGCTCGGGCCGCAGGGCGTGGCCGACGGGGCACTGCTCCTGCTCACCGCGGGCCCTCCCGCGGCACCGCCGGCGCGCCACGACGATCCGGCCGACGCCGTCGCGGAGGCGGTCGAGCGGACCCAGCCGCCGTGGTCCCCGGCCGCGGCGCGGCGTACGACGCTCGCAGCGGCCGTCCTCGCGCTCGGGCTGGGACTCGCGGCGCTGTCGGGGGTGCCGGCCGGGTCGGCGGCGACGGTCGCCGGCGTGCTCGGCAGCCTGCTGGTGGTGCTGGCCGTCGTGGGGGAGCGGCGGCACGGGGATCGGGCGACGGTCCTGGTGCTCACCTGGCTCGCCTCCTGCCACGGGGCGGTGACCGGTGCCCTGCTCGCCCCGATGTGGCGGGCGGAGGCCACGCTCGCCGCGGCGGGTGCCGGGCTGCTGGTCGTCGCACTGGGGTGCGTGGCGCTGCGGCTGCCGGCGGTCCCGCCCGCACTGGTCGGCTGCGTGGCCGTGGTCGCCGGGGTGCTGGTGCTCGCCGGGGTCGACCGCGCGACGGCGGCCCCGATCGGCCTGGTGGTGCTGGTGCTGGCCGGCAACGCGACCCCACGGCTGGCGTCGGGGGCGGCCGGCCTCCACGCCGACACCCGGGAGGAGCACGCCAGGGCACTGGAGCCACGGGTCACCACCGGCCACGACCTGCTGCTCGCGGCGGAGGTGGCGCTGGGCGTCGCCGTCGTGGCACTGGCGCCGGTCGTCGGTCGACTGGGGCCGTGGGGGACGGCGCTGGCCGCCACCGGTGCCGTCGCCGTGCTGCTGCGGGCGGTGCACCGCCGCTCCGCGCCGCAGGTGCAGGTGGTGGTCACCGCCGGCGTGGCCGCGCTGGTCGCGCTCGGGGCGGTGCTGCTGGTGACCGGGTCGGCAGGGCCCGGCCCCGCCCTCGTCGCGCCGGTGGTCGGGCTGGCCGCCCTCGCGGGGCTCGTGCTCGGGGTGCGGCCCACGGTGCGGCTGCGCCGGTGGGGCGCGGTGCTGGAGACGCTCGCCGTGGTGGCACTGCTGCCGCTGCTGGTGCTGACCGTCGGCTGGTTCGACGCGATCCGGGGGTGAGGTGCGGTGACCGACGACGCTGACCTGCTCGAGGCGCAGGGCCACGACCGGCGCCGGGTGCTCGCCGCCCTGGTGCACGGGCGACCGGGCGGGGAGGAGGTGGCACTGCCGCGCCGCCTGCGCAGCGTCGTGGCGGGCGTCGTGCTCGCCGCACTGGTGCTGGTCGGCGCGTTCATCGCCTCGGTCGTGGCGCCCCGCGACGCGGTGGACTGGGACGGACCGTCGCTCGTCGCCGACACCGACAGCGGCGCGCTCCACCTCATCGACGACGACGCCCCCGACGGCCCCGTGCTGCGGCCCGTCGCCAACGCGACGTCCGCGCGCCTCCTGGCCGGGGACACCTCGCCGCAGCAGGTCCCGGGGAGCGTGGTCGCCGCGAGTCCGCACGGGCCACCGGTCGGACTGCCCACCGCCCCACCGACGGTTCCGCCGCCGGGATCACTGTTGCCCGACGGCTGGACCGCGTGCACCGGCCGCGGACAGGGCGTGCACCTCGACATCACCGAGGTGCCGGCGGCCCGTCCCGTCACCGCCGACACCGGTGTGGTGGTCGACGACGGCGCGCGCCGGTGGCTGGTCGCGACCAGCCGCACCTACGACGGCACCACCGCCGCCCGGCGCCATCCCGTGGC comes from Nocardioides panacisoli and encodes:
- a CDS encoding WXG100 family type VII secretion target; its protein translation is MSTHAPQFGQGDGTLSRAAGLVAEARQDFTTMSQQLDGQIAAVHGQWGGRGAQAFFLLHRAWTEKQATVVRALDEFEASLRRTEADNVDTDQTQGSSYQALVQRLG
- a CDS encoding WXG100 family type VII secretion target gives rise to the protein MNLDGMRVNHAALEQAAADLQQTVRHIDARMDRLESELEPLRSDWAGAAQQTYVVAKSQWDRAIAEMRDLLDQTRLTVQQSNAEYAAADRRGAAAFEI
- the eccD gene encoding type VII secretion integral membrane protein EccD, with protein sequence MTVSGGRRRADLVLPTAVPVAELLPDLAGRLDLLDGATAHEPLDLTTVLGDRLGDDLGLGPQGVADGALLLLTAGPPAAPPARHDDPADAVAEAVERTQPPWSPAAARRTTLAAAVLALGLGLAALSGVPAGSAATVAGVLGSLLVVLAVVGERRHGDRATVLVLTWLASCHGAVTGALLAPMWRAEATLAAAGAGLLVVALGCVALRLPAVPPALVGCVAVVAGVLVLAGVDRATAAPIGLVVLVLAGNATPRLASGAAGLHADTREEHARALEPRVTTGHDLLLAAEVALGVAVVALAPVVGRLGPWGTALAATGAVAVLLRAVHRRSAPQVQVVVTAGVAALVALGAVLLVTGSAGPGPALVAPVVGLAALAGLVLGVRPTVRLRRWGAVLETLAVVALLPLLVLTVGWFDAIRG
- a CDS encoding type VII secretion protein EccB; amino-acid sequence: MTDDADLLEAQGHDRRRVLAALVHGRPGGEEVALPRRLRSVVAGVVLAALVLVGAFIASVVAPRDAVDWDGPSLVADTDSGALHLIDDDAPDGPVLRPVANATSARLLAGDTSPQQVPGSVVAASPHGPPVGLPTAPPTVPPPGSLLPDGWTACTGRGQGVHLDITEVPAARPVTADTGVVVDDGARRWLVATSRTYDGTTAARRHPVAAGTPVARAAAVEVDPGWVALFPVGGPAAGVEVRIPPTVPDGEVCAVMERSGEEGTSVALAISPADRTAEPVAPGEVAAYVAPGHGALVRAGSGPTQLVAETGRRHPVEEAALERLGLAGERPAEVPAAWLGLLPEGVELSTAAARCPLGRAPCRE